Proteins from one Kazachstania africana CBS 2517 chromosome 1, complete genome genomic window:
- the RAD6 gene encoding E2 ubiquitin-conjugating protein RAD6 (similar to Saccharomyces cerevisiae RAD6 (YGL058W); ancestral locus Anc_6.109), protein MKEDAPPGVSASPLPDNVMVWNAMIIGPADTPYEDGTFRLLLEFDEDYPNKPPHVKFLSEMFHPNVYANGEICLDILQNRWTPTYDVSSILTSIQSLFNDPNPASPANVEAATLFKDHKSQYVKRVKETVEKSWEDDMDDMEDDSDEEDNDEE, encoded by the coding sequence ATGAAGGAAGATGCACCACCAGGTGTTTCCGCCTCTCCATTACCAGATAATGTTATGGTATGGAATGCAATGATCATTGGGCCAGCTGATACCCCATACGAGGATGGTACATTTAGATTGTTACtagaatttgatgaagacTATCCAAATAAGCCACCACatgtcaaatttttgagtGAAATGTTCCACCCTAACGTTTATGCAAATGGTGAAATTTGTTTAGATATTTTACAGAATAGATGGACACCAACGTATGACGTTTCCTCCATCTTAACTTCCATTCAAAGTTTATTTAATGATCCAAATCCAGCGTCTCCTGCAAATGTTGAAGCGGCCACATTATTTAAAGATCATAAATCTCAGTATGTGAAGAGAGTGAAAGAAACAGTAGAAAAATCCTGGGAAGATGATATGGATGATATGGAGGATGATAGTGATGAAGAGGATAACGATGAGGAATGA
- the GEP7 gene encoding Gep7p (similar to Saccharomyces cerevisiae YGL057C; ancestral locus Anc_6.108) — MVPVRYSSSLFPQNGIFKSLVYKSFSTKGRTPPQSLLLKQKNRVCKRDNDIHGITSTANPLAGALDDIAALFKPNMIDESEEIESRNAYRNMLERMIHSEKLGDTLKSTFILDEKKNVLNTEAVLSNFSKLDPIDRDMVQMAAKELYSKETSWKDLPTFIKQLQYYISYGPHGARNGQPFNELDLMKNSPKAELDSLSKLVLVLFFIICLSACIKRIEMKRANLSKI; from the coding sequence ATGGTCCCTGTAAGGTATTCGTCCAGTTTATTTCCTCAAAATGGAATCTTCAAATCTCTGGTTTACAAGTCCTTTTCAACAAAGGGCCGTACTCCACCACAATCATtacttttgaaacaaaaaaatagagTCTGTAAAAGGGATAATGATATACATGGCATAACATCAACTGCCAATCCGTTAGCTGGAGCATTGGATGATATAGCCGCCCTTTTCAAACCTAATATGATTgatgaaagtgaagaaatAGAATCTAGAAACGCATATCGTAACATGCTTGAAAGGATGATTCACTCTGAAAAATTAGGGGATACATTGAAATCCACATTTATActtgatgaaaagaaaaacgtTTTAAATACGGAAGCTGTACTGTCCAATTTTTCCAAGCTCGATCCAATTGACCGTGATATGGTACAAATGGCAGCTAAAGAACTTTATAGCAAAGAAACGAGCTGGAAGGATCTGCCAACATTCATAAAGCAACTTCAGTATTATATATCGTATGGACCTCATGGTGCAAGGAACGGACAGCCATTCAATGAATtagatttgatgaaaaattctcCAAAAGCCGAGTTAGATTCATTGAGCAAGCTAGTCTTAGTACtatttttcatcatatgCCTAAGTGCTTGTATAAAAAGAATCGAAATGAAGAGAGCTAAtctatcaaaaatatga
- the KAFR0A04720 gene encoding uncharacterized protein produces MKLINLYQALSLVMGYQLALAMAASEAFTNSTSKNSLSASGVFSNSSSSISSSTISSSLSKTGSSSILSTITSSALSSTEGKSSSASIGSASYIFSNSSSIVGSSTLSSAVSSSSAASSSSAVSGSSAASSSSAVSSSSAVSSSSAASSSSAVSSSSAVSSSSAASSSSAVSSSSAVSSSSAVSSSSAVSSSSAVSSSSAASSSSAVSSYAAVSSSAAVTNLVAASSSFPTSSESASYSFSNSSSAASSSSSVSSSSAVSSSSAVSSSSAAASSSAASSSSAISSSAASALDAQSLSRTTSATAYSSTVSSSFLGYTNSTESSTAAQSSTVSVPASSTSPVSSSVLSESIPASESTGSALDAVSANRASSFADYVSSSSNVLSSSTPVSNAITSSNPQAVSSSNPGNNVISSTAVTTASSDVTSANGSLISGASDIAGMDESRTVSASTITSAADDVYATVTATETNVETVTCTDTSCENIAPTSTSAADDVYATVTATETNVETVTCTESSCTNVASILHGETGTAGQDSSNTNTQSTASLEGQAVSSSKQESVATNGASISTNTAAQATIVTSSGETTIVTSTTSINMSNESGALSNTETMATSETASVTIATGAAPALNVHGHLLATFFILLSIIF; encoded by the coding sequence atgaaattgataaacCTCTATCAAGCATTGTCGCTGGTTATGGGCTACCAATTGGCCTTAGCCATGGCAGCGTCTGAAGCCTTCACAAATTCCACATCCAAAAATTCGCTTTCCGCTTCAGGTGTATTTTCTAACAGTTCAAGCTCAATTTCGTCAAGTACCATATCTTCCTCCCTCTCAAAGACCGGCAGTTCAAGTATTTTGTCAACCATCACATCTTCCGCTTTGAGCTCCACTGAGGGAAAGTCATCCTCAGCTTCTATTGGCTCCGCATCTTACATATTTTCCAACTCCTCTTCGATTGTCGGTTCAAGCACGCTAAGCTCTGCTGTTTCCAGCTCAAGTGCTGCCTCCAGTTCTTCTGCCGTCTCTGGCTCCTCTGCTGCTTCAAGCTCAAGCGCTGTCTCTAGCTCCTCTGCTGTCTCCAGCTCCTCTGCTGCTTCAAGCTCAAGCGCTGTCTCCAGCTCCTCTGCTGTTTCCAGCTCAAGTGCCGCCTCCAGTTCTTCTGCCGTCTCTAGCTCAAGCGCTGTCTCTAGCTCCTCTGCTGTTTCCAGCTCATCCGCTGTCTCCAGCTCATCCGCTGTCTCCAGCTCCTCTGCTGCCTCTAGCTCCTCTGCTGTCTCAAGCTATGCTGCTGTCTCAAGCTCTGCTGCTGTTACCAATTTGGTTGCTGCCTCAAGCTCTTTCCCAACTTCTAGTGAATCAGCCTCTTATTCATTCTCCAACTCATCTTCTGCTGCCTCTAGCTCCTCTTCTGTGTCGAGCTCAAGTGCTGTCTCTAGCTCCTCTGCTGTCTCCAGCTCTTCTGCTGCTGCAAGCTCAAGTGCTGCCTCTAGCTCTTCTGCCATCTCAAGCTCAGCTGCCTCTGCCTTGGACGCTCAGTCATTGAGTAGAACAACTTCAGCTACAGCCTATTCTTCTACTGTAAGCTCCTCATTCCTTGGATACACTAATTCAACAGAGTCATCGACCGCTGCTCAGTCATCGACTGTTTCGGTACCAGCTTCTAGCACCTCCCCTGTAAGTTCTTCTGTCCTCTCAGAAAGCATACCAGCTTCAGAATCCACTGGATCAGCGTTAGATGCAGTCTCTGCAAATAGGGCAAGCTCTTTCGCAGATTACGTATCTTCCTCTTCCAACGTTTTGAGCTCCTCAACACCTGTCTCCAATGCCATTACCTCCTCCAATCCTCAAGCTGTTTCAAGCTCAAACCCAGGAAACAATGTTATCTCAAGTACAGCAGTTACTACAGCAAGTTCAGACGTTACAAGTGCCAACGGTTCTCTGATCTCTGGAGCATCGGATATTGCCGGCATGGATGAAAGCAGAACTGTTTCCGCTTCTACTATCACTTCCGCTGCTGATGACGTTTACGCCACTGTTACCGCCACCGAAACTAACGTGGAGACTGTAACTTGTACTGACACATCCTGCGAGAACATTGCTCCAACATCCACTTCCGCTGCTGATGACGTTTACGCCACTGTTACTGCCACCGAAACTAACGTGGAGACTGTAACTTGTACAGAATCATCTTGCACAAATGTTGCTAGTATACTCCACGGCGAAACAGGAACTGCGGGTCAAGATTCCTCTAACACCAATACCCAATCAACTGCCAGTTTGGAGGGTCAAGCCGTCTCTTCATCTAAGCAAGAGTCAGTTGCCACAAACGGCGCTTCCATATCCACTAATACAGCCGCTCAAGCTACTATTGTCACTTCTTCTGGTGAAACTACCATTGTAACTTCTACTACTTCCATAAACATGTCCAATGAAAGTGGCGCTTTATCCAATACAGAAACTATGGCTACCTCTGAGACCGCATCTGTAACTATAGCTACGGGTGCAGCCCCAGCATTAAATGTTCATGGTCATTTACTCGCTAcctttttcattcttttatCTATAATTTTCTGA
- the SDS23 gene encoding Sds23p (similar to Saccharomyces cerevisiae SDS24 (YBR214W) and SDS23 (YGL056C); ancestral locus Anc_6.107) — protein sequence MPYSNDNTLLASVPQTAKKHASIVELLSTPPQLPRVHPSQQQIHYSHNVNTSRRQTTNTVLTDQEDELNLSRSFSNNSNLSSSNTSISSMSLNSDSKLSNINHDQFTSLPFLQKSPSQGLHTVHLQKWQHIQLSNLIESNKLIFINNGLLVEQAFNKLIKHQLTSLPVQFDTDDINNVSSFDYNDLNSYLLLALNKIEIPNFKELENPIKVGELIKLTPKNPFYKLSELENLSNVINILGSGVHRIAITNKEMTQITGILSQRRLVKYLWDNARSFKDLEPLFNSSLKDLNIGSMNNFSKIISIHGDEQLIMALLRMHNEKISSIAIVDSSNTLIGNISVTDVKHLTNTSQYHLLTNTCRHFISIILNKRGLENGGKDSFPIFHVYPSSSLARTIAKLVATKSHRLWVVKPSNESEESIDYDGNKKKTGKLVGVVSLTDILNILARKQTEHKEIDPHFARNHR from the coding sequence ATGCCTTATAGTAATGATAACACGTTATTAGCGAGCGTTCCTCAAACCGCTAAGAAACATGCTTCCATAGTCGAATTATTATCTACTCCACCTCAGCTTCCCAGGGTCCATCCATCGCAACAACAGATACATTACTCTCATAATGTGAACACATCTCGTCGACAAACAACTAATACTGTATTGACTGACCAAGAGGATGAGCTCAACTTATCTAGAAGTTTCAGCAACAACTCCAATCtctcttcatcaaataCCTCCATATCATCTATGTCATTAAATAGTGACTCCAAACTATCTAATATTAACCATGATCAGTTTACTTCCCTTCCATTTCTACAAAAGTCTCCATCTCAAGGCCTTCATACAGTTCATTTGCAAAAATGGCAACATATACAATTATCAAACTTAATCGAGTCGAATAAacttatatttataaacaACGGTCTATTGGTAGAACAAgctttcaataaattgatcaaaCATCAATTAACATCATTACCTGTTCAGTTTGATACGGATGATATAAACAACGTGTCTTCGTTCGACTATAATGATTTAAATTCCTATCTACTGTTGgcattaaataaaatagaaATTCCGAATTTTAAAGAGCTTGAAAATCCAATCAAAGTTGGAGAACTAATCAAACTTACTCCAAAAAATCCATTTTATAAACTTtcagaattagaaaatttatcaaatgtaATCAATATATTAGGTTCTGGTGTCCATCGTATCGCCATTacaaataaagaaatgaCCCAGATCACAGGTATATTATCCCAACGTCGTCTGGTTAAATATCTTTGGGATAATGCAAgatctttcaaagatttagaACCTCTTTTCAACTCTAgtttaaaagatttgaatattggttcaatgaacaatttttcgaaaattatatcaatACATGGGGATGAACAATTAATAATGGCCTTACTTAGAATGCACAACGAAAAAATTTCGTCCATTGCAATCGTggattcttcaaatactTTAATCGGTAATATCTCTGTGACAGATGTCAAACACTTAACAAATACCTCACAATATCATTTACTAACAAATACCTGTCGTCATTTCATTTcgataattttaaataaaagAGGTCTGGAAAATGGGGGCAAGGACTCTTTCCCAATTTTCCACGTTTATCCATCTTCATCACTAGCTAGAACGATAGCCAAATTGGTGGCTACAAAATCACACAGATTATGGGTTGTAAAACCATCCaatgaaagtgaagaaTCGATAGACTACGATGgcaataagaaaaaaacaggTAAATTAGTCGGTGTAGTCTCATTAactgatattttaaatattctcGCTAGAAAGCAGACTGAGcataaagaaattgatccTCATTTTGCAAGAAATCATAGATAG